A single region of the Microbulbifer sp. MKSA007 genome encodes:
- the mutL gene encoding DNA mismatch repair endonuclease MutL yields the protein MHDKIQQLSPRLANQIAAGEVVERPASVIKELLENSLDAGATRLEVDVDGGGSKRMKVRDNGKGIEREDLPMALARHATSKIHALEDLEAVATLGFRGEALASISSVARLALTSSRDESGKGWQVSAEGRDMQAQLAPSAHPRGTTVDVRDLFFNTPARRKFLRTEKTEFNRIDETIKRLALSRFDVSISLRHNGKGVHNLRAGTGRVEMERRVAQVCGPAFMQNALHIDVERSGLRLWGWVAEPAFSRSQADLQFFYVNGRAIRDKVVSHAVRRAFADVLYHGRHPAFVLYLELDPASVDVNVHPTKHEVRFRDSRLVHDFLFGSLHRALADVRPGQKEETESEPEQERQEQVTGLQAGEFAGQHKMPLSNRPSPSNLREQMNAYGALHQPYEDSSPATQQLQDAPSSRPVSVPQASSGATIGAGASIESESEVPPLGFALAQLHGIYILAQNEHGMVVVDMHAAHERIVYEQMKVAYAAGGIQAQPLLVPVSLAVSQREADCFEERSEVFTALGFVLQRAGPETLLVRQVPTMLHGAEVEQLVRDVLSDLLGEGDSARIGERINEVLGTMACHGSVRANRRLTIPEMNALLRDMERTERSGQCNHGRPTWTQVKLADMDKWFMRGQ from the coding sequence ATGCACGATAAAATCCAGCAACTCTCTCCCCGCCTTGCCAACCAGATCGCGGCTGGTGAAGTCGTTGAGCGCCCGGCATCAGTAATCAAGGAGTTGCTGGAAAACAGCCTTGATGCGGGCGCTACACGACTTGAGGTCGATGTGGACGGCGGGGGTAGCAAGCGCATGAAAGTGCGCGATAACGGCAAGGGCATAGAGCGGGAAGACCTGCCAATGGCCCTGGCCCGCCATGCGACTTCCAAGATTCACGCTTTGGAGGATCTGGAGGCGGTGGCCACCCTGGGCTTTCGCGGTGAGGCCCTCGCCAGTATTTCCTCGGTGGCGCGTCTGGCATTGACCAGCAGCCGCGATGAAAGCGGCAAGGGGTGGCAGGTAAGTGCGGAGGGCCGCGACATGCAGGCACAGCTCGCGCCCTCGGCTCACCCCCGTGGCACCACGGTGGATGTGCGCGACCTGTTCTTCAATACGCCCGCTCGGCGGAAATTCCTGCGCACAGAAAAAACAGAATTCAATCGCATTGACGAGACGATTAAGCGCTTGGCGCTGTCCCGATTTGATGTCTCTATCAGCCTGCGCCACAACGGCAAGGGTGTGCATAATCTGCGCGCGGGCACCGGGCGGGTGGAAATGGAGCGCCGTGTCGCCCAGGTGTGTGGGCCGGCGTTTATGCAGAATGCGCTGCATATCGACGTGGAGCGCAGCGGCCTGCGCCTGTGGGGGTGGGTTGCGGAGCCCGCATTCTCGCGCTCCCAGGCCGACTTACAATTCTTTTATGTCAATGGCCGGGCTATTCGCGACAAAGTGGTCAGCCACGCGGTGCGCCGGGCGTTCGCCGATGTTTTGTACCACGGTCGACATCCGGCATTTGTACTTTACCTGGAGCTGGACCCGGCTTCCGTCGATGTGAATGTGCACCCGACCAAACACGAAGTGCGTTTTCGCGATAGTCGCCTGGTGCATGACTTCCTGTTTGGCAGTTTGCATCGGGCCCTGGCGGATGTGCGCCCGGGGCAGAAAGAGGAAACAGAAAGCGAGCCGGAGCAGGAACGCCAGGAACAGGTCACGGGTTTGCAGGCCGGTGAATTTGCCGGGCAGCATAAAATGCCACTCAGCAATCGCCCCTCGCCCTCAAATTTGCGCGAGCAGATGAATGCTTACGGCGCTCTGCACCAACCGTATGAGGACTCATCTCCGGCGACACAACAGCTGCAGGATGCCCCTAGCAGCCGGCCAGTGTCTGTGCCCCAAGCGTCTTCCGGGGCGACCATAGGGGCCGGTGCGAGCATTGAAAGCGAATCAGAAGTGCCGCCGCTGGGCTTTGCCCTGGCGCAGTTGCACGGAATCTATATTCTCGCGCAAAACGAGCACGGGATGGTTGTTGTCGATATGCACGCTGCCCATGAGCGCATTGTCTATGAGCAGATGAAAGTGGCTTATGCGGCCGGTGGAATCCAGGCTCAGCCCCTTCTGGTTCCTGTAAGCCTGGCCGTCAGCCAGCGGGAAGCGGACTGCTTCGAGGAGCGCAGCGAGGTGTTTACCGCGCTTGGTTTCGTATTGCAGCGGGCCGGCCCGGAGACTTTGCTGGTGCGCCAGGTACCCACAATGCTACACGGCGCGGAAGTGGAACAGCTGGTGCGCGATGTACTCTCAGACCTGCTCGGCGAAGGCGACAGCGCCCGTATTGGTGAGCGTATCAACGAAGTGCTGGGGACAATGGCTTGTCACGGTTCTGTTCGCGCAAATCGACGCCTGACAATCCCGGAAATGAATGCTCTGTTGCGGGACATGGAACGCACGGAGCGCAGTGGCCAGTGTAACCACGGTCGCCCGACCTGGACCCAGGTTAAACTGGCAGATATGGATAAGTGGTTTATGCGCGGCCAATAG
- the hflX gene encoding GTPase HflX — protein sequence MFFDRPESGELAVLVHLELSAIDSPDDPREFEELALSAGADPVSFIFGQRATPDPKTFVGRGKLEEIRQVVKDQEAALVIFDHILSPSQERNIERELKCRVLDRTGLILDIFAQRARTHEGKLQVELAQLRHMATRLVRGWTHLERQKGGIGLRGPGETQLETDRRLLRARIDSIEKRLEKVRRQREQGRRARSRAEMATVSLVGYTNAGKSTLFNRLTDADVYVRDQLFATLDPTMRRVELPNVGAMVLADTVGFVSHLPHKLVEAFRATLEEAASATLLLHVVDAAADDRLHLMEEVQTVLEEIDASELPQLVVYNKIDLLADFEPRIDRDDQGVPRAVWLSAVTGAGCELLIEAIAERLGEQMVRGQLVVKPHQSRLRAQLFEINAVQSEVYRDNGDCELQILLPRSDFQRLLAPHIAGNDAPEWVLEEPIAE from the coding sequence TTGTTTTTCGATCGACCGGAATCCGGTGAGCTCGCAGTACTGGTACACCTAGAACTCTCCGCCATCGACAGTCCCGACGACCCTCGTGAATTTGAGGAGTTGGCCCTATCTGCCGGAGCAGATCCTGTCAGTTTTATTTTCGGCCAGCGCGCCACTCCAGACCCAAAGACCTTTGTTGGCCGAGGTAAGTTGGAGGAGATTCGCCAGGTGGTCAAAGATCAGGAAGCCGCCTTGGTTATCTTTGATCACATCCTGTCTCCGAGTCAGGAGCGCAATATTGAGCGCGAATTAAAGTGCCGGGTGCTGGATCGCACAGGACTTATTCTGGATATTTTTGCCCAGCGTGCGCGAACTCACGAGGGTAAGCTTCAGGTGGAATTGGCCCAGCTGCGCCATATGGCAACGCGGCTGGTGCGAGGTTGGACCCACCTGGAGAGGCAAAAGGGTGGTATCGGCTTGCGTGGGCCCGGAGAAACCCAGTTGGAGACAGACCGGCGATTGCTGCGCGCGCGCATAGACTCCATCGAGAAGCGGCTGGAAAAGGTACGCCGCCAGCGGGAGCAGGGGCGCCGCGCGCGTTCCCGGGCAGAAATGGCCACCGTATCTCTGGTTGGCTACACCAATGCGGGCAAGTCGACCCTGTTTAATCGCCTGACCGATGCAGATGTCTATGTCAGGGACCAATTGTTTGCCACCCTCGACCCGACCATGCGCAGGGTTGAATTACCCAATGTTGGCGCCATGGTATTGGCTGATACGGTGGGATTTGTCTCTCACTTGCCGCATAAACTGGTAGAGGCATTCCGGGCAACCCTGGAAGAAGCCGCCAGTGCGACGTTGCTTCTACATGTGGTGGACGCTGCGGCAGATGATCGGTTACACCTGATGGAAGAGGTGCAAACGGTTCTGGAGGAAATTGATGCTTCAGAACTGCCGCAACTGGTGGTTTATAACAAAATTGACCTGCTGGCAGATTTTGAACCGCGTATAGACCGGGATGATCAGGGTGTACCCCGGGCAGTTTGGCTCTCTGCGGTAACAGGCGCGGGTTGTGAACTTTTAATTGAGGCTATTGCCGAGCGCCTGGGCGAGCAAATGGTGCGCGGGCAACTGGTAGTGAAGCCTCATCAGTCCAGACTGCGAGCGCAGCTATTTGAAATTAATGCGGTACAGTCGGAAGTCTATCGCGACAATGGTGACTGCGAATTGCAAATATTATTGCCGCGTAGTGATTTCCAGCGTCTGCTGGCGCCACATATTGCTGGCAATGACGCGCCGGAATGGGTTTTGGAAGAACCCATTGCTGAGTAG
- the queG gene encoding tRNA epoxyqueuosine(34) reductase QueG — MTESLLADLAQQIKIWGRELGFQQVGITDCQLEEEGERLRAWIDAGYHADMDWMGAHGEKRWRPELLEPGTLRVISVRLDYLPPDTQPIKVLKDSSKAYVSRYANGRDYHKLIRKRLANLSKQIDTYCAERGIESKGRAFTDSAPVMEKALAAKAGLGWIGKNTLVLNSTAGSYFFLGEIYTNLPLPIDISEEHDQCGDCVACLRVCPTDAFIDDRTLDARRCISYLTIENKGPIPEEFREPIGNRIYGCDDCQIVCPWNKFAKPTKEKDFHPRHGLDNGELLKLFTWSEEEFLRKTEGSAIRRIGHERWLRNLAVALGNGEATPEVIDTLESARADATPLVLEHIDWALERLRSGRRRKRKIKRKPAG; from the coding sequence ATGACCGAATCACTGCTCGCCGACTTAGCCCAACAGATCAAAATTTGGGGCAGAGAACTGGGCTTCCAACAAGTGGGTATTACCGATTGCCAGCTGGAGGAGGAAGGGGAACGCCTGCGCGCCTGGATTGATGCGGGCTATCACGCTGATATGGACTGGATGGGCGCTCACGGTGAGAAACGCTGGCGCCCCGAATTATTGGAGCCGGGAACACTGCGGGTAATCAGCGTGCGTCTGGACTACCTGCCGCCGGACACCCAGCCGATTAAAGTGTTGAAGGATTCGAGTAAGGCCTATGTATCCCGCTATGCGAATGGCCGCGATTACCATAAGTTGATCCGCAAACGCCTGGCCAATCTATCAAAGCAAATTGATACCTATTGCGCCGAGCGGGGCATTGAATCGAAAGGTCGGGCTTTTACCGACAGCGCCCCGGTAATGGAGAAGGCCCTGGCAGCCAAGGCCGGCCTGGGCTGGATTGGTAAAAATACGCTGGTACTGAATTCGACCGCCGGCTCTTACTTTTTCCTCGGCGAAATCTACACCAACCTGCCACTCCCCATAGATATCAGCGAGGAGCATGATCAGTGTGGCGACTGTGTCGCCTGCCTCAGGGTTTGCCCCACCGATGCCTTTATCGATGACCGCACCCTGGATGCGCGGCGCTGCATCTCCTACCTCACTATTGAAAACAAAGGCCCAATCCCTGAGGAATTTCGCGAGCCCATCGGCAACCGGATATACGGCTGCGACGACTGCCAAATAGTGTGCCCTTGGAATAAATTCGCCAAACCCACCAAGGAAAAAGATTTTCATCCACGACATGGACTGGACAATGGCGAGCTGCTGAAGTTGTTTACCTGGAGCGAAGAGGAGTTCCTGCGCAAGACTGAGGGTTCGGCGATTCGCCGAATCGGCCACGAGCGCTGGCTGCGCAACCTGGCTGTTGCCTTAGGCAATGGGGAGGCCACGCCCGAAGTCATCGATACCCTGGAGAGTGCCCGCGCCGACGCCACGCCCCTGGTTCTGGAGCATATCGATTGGGCGCTGGAGCGGTTGCGCAGCGGGCGCAGGCGCAAGCGTAAAATCAAACGCAAGCCCGCTGGCTAA
- the tsaE gene encoding tRNA (adenosine(37)-N6)-threonylcarbamoyltransferase complex ATPase subunit type 1 TsaE, whose translation MASELKLHLADEAATVSGGSSLGQACLAAGLQQGLTLYLNGQLGAGKTTFCRGVLRAFGHEGAVKSPTYTLVEPYELEAHRVYHFDLYRLGDPEELEFMGVRDYFSAQSLSLVEWPERGEGILPAPDLEVELEVPESGRQLRLIAHSPQGERVIDLLQKLLRAS comes from the coding sequence ATGGCGAGTGAATTGAAATTACATTTGGCCGATGAAGCAGCCACCGTATCCGGCGGCAGCTCGCTCGGGCAGGCCTGTCTTGCGGCGGGCCTGCAACAGGGGCTGACGCTGTATTTAAATGGCCAGCTGGGCGCGGGAAAGACAACTTTTTGTCGGGGGGTACTGAGGGCCTTTGGGCACGAGGGTGCGGTAAAGAGCCCCACCTACACCTTGGTGGAACCCTACGAACTCGAGGCTCACCGGGTTTACCACTTCGATCTTTATCGTCTGGGTGACCCGGAAGAGTTGGAGTTTATGGGGGTGCGGGATTATTTCTCTGCGCAGAGCTTGAGCCTTGTAGAGTGGCCTGAGCGGGGCGAGGGCATATTGCCCGCTCCAGACTTGGAAGTTGAGTTGGAAGTGCCGGAAAGTGGTCGCCAGCTCAGGTTAATTGCGCACTCGCCCCAGGGGGAGCGCGTAATAGACCTGCTGCAAAAGCTGCTGCGAGCATCCTGA
- the hfq gene encoding RNA chaperone Hfq, with protein sequence MSKGHSLQDPYLNVLRKERIPVSIYLVNGIKLQGQIESFDQFVVLLKNTVSQMVYKHAISTVVPSRAVRVPLLNPAAQHGGEGNGEGGERESFS encoded by the coding sequence ATGTCAAAAGGGCACAGCTTACAAGACCCTTACCTCAACGTATTGCGCAAAGAGCGTATTCCGGTTTCTATCTATCTGGTAAACGGCATCAAGCTCCAAGGGCAAATTGAATCCTTCGACCAGTTCGTGGTGTTACTCAAAAATACTGTGAGCCAAATGGTGTATAAGCACGCCATTTCTACGGTTGTTCCGTCGCGTGCAGTGCGCGTACCGCTATTGAATCCCGCAGCCCAGCACGGCGGCGAGGGTAATGGTGAAGGCGGTGAGCGCGAATCCTTTAGCTAA
- the miaA gene encoding tRNA (adenosine(37)-N6)-dimethylallyltransferase MiaA, which yields MGPTASGKTDLAMALADRLPVELISVDSALVYRGLDIGSAKPSVEELAAYPHRLIDICDPSESYSAGRFRKDALEAMAEISAAGKVPLLVGGTMLYFRALLEGMAKLPEADAAVRAEIEARAEREGWPALHAELAQVDPQLAAELHPNHSVRIERGLEVYRLTGVPLSQLRREQEAGGIQEQYQVCQMAIMPRDRSLLHQRIELRFRKMLAAGFIDEVKGLLDRGDLHEDLPAIRAVGYRQVWQHLQGQTDYDDMVAAGIAATRQLAKRQLTWLRRWPDLLTLYTQDEQGGVRENDEILAEALKFLA from the coding sequence ATGGGTCCAACGGCCTCCGGCAAAACGGATCTGGCCATGGCGCTCGCCGATCGTTTGCCCGTGGAATTAATCAGTGTTGATTCCGCTCTCGTATATCGAGGCCTTGATATCGGCTCGGCCAAGCCCTCAGTAGAAGAGCTAGCAGCATACCCTCACCGCTTGATCGATATCTGTGACCCGTCTGAGTCCTATTCGGCAGGTCGTTTCCGCAAAGATGCGCTGGAAGCTATGGCAGAAATTAGCGCTGCTGGTAAAGTGCCATTACTGGTTGGCGGAACTATGTTGTATTTCCGTGCTCTGTTGGAAGGCATGGCAAAATTGCCTGAGGCGGACGCAGCGGTGAGAGCAGAAATAGAAGCTCGCGCAGAGCGTGAAGGGTGGCCCGCATTGCATGCAGAGCTGGCCCAGGTGGACCCGCAGTTGGCGGCAGAGCTACATCCCAACCATTCGGTGCGTATCGAAAGGGGGCTGGAAGTTTACCGCCTCACCGGTGTTCCGCTTTCGCAGTTGCGTCGCGAGCAGGAAGCTGGGGGAATACAGGAGCAGTACCAGGTGTGCCAGATGGCCATTATGCCCCGCGATCGCTCCCTGCTTCACCAGCGCATCGAACTGCGTTTTCGCAAGATGCTAGCGGCGGGCTTTATTGATGAAGTCAAGGGTCTGCTGGACCGAGGAGACCTGCACGAGGACTTACCGGCAATTCGCGCGGTGGGATATCGACAAGTTTGGCAACACTTGCAAGGCCAAACCGATTACGATGATATGGTGGCCGCTGGAATTGCGGCGACGAGGCAGCTTGCCAAGCGCCAGTTAACCTGGCTGCGGCGCTGGCCAGACCTGCTAACTTTGTACACTCAGGATGAGCAAGGTGGGGTGCGTGAGAATGACGAAATATTGGCTGAAGCCTTGAAATTTCTCGCTTAA
- a CDS encoding N-acetylmuramoyl-L-alanine amidase, which translates to MSFMWRSLFVVALWLAVFLPASATQVEGVRVWRAPDHTRLVLDLSGPAEHKLFTLKSPHRVVVDLSDTELKAELDKLDLEKTPIARVRHARQNKKDLRVVLDLKQQANPRSFALRRHENLPDRLVIDLYDEVKGSEKTLEQVSSERNIIVAIDAGHGGEDPGASGPGRLREKDVVLAIAKQLHKKINGEKGFTAKLVRTGDYYIPLRERVKIGRNMRADLFVSIHADAFTRKDARGAGVYAVSSRGATSETARFLAARENESDLIGGAGSLSLGDKDDTLAGVLLDLSMTATMNASLDIGASVLSQIGTVTHLHKKQVEQANFSVLRSPDVPSILVETGFITNPQEAKRLRDPSFQRKLAQKLSDGIVAHFKSRPPADTWLAANQSDKSRNHVIARGETLSGIAARYNISVAALMRANGIKNSVIRVGQILSIPSG; encoded by the coding sequence ATGAGTTTTATGTGGCGGTCTCTGTTCGTTGTCGCGCTGTGGCTGGCAGTTTTCCTGCCAGCTTCTGCGACGCAAGTGGAAGGTGTGCGCGTCTGGCGAGCACCCGACCATACGCGTCTGGTTTTAGATTTGAGCGGCCCGGCAGAGCACAAGTTATTCACCCTCAAGAGTCCCCACCGGGTGGTTGTCGACCTCTCTGATACCGAGTTGAAGGCCGAGCTGGACAAGTTGGACCTGGAGAAGACGCCGATCGCCCGGGTGCGCCACGCCCGTCAGAATAAAAAAGATCTACGGGTTGTATTGGACCTTAAGCAGCAGGCCAATCCGCGCAGCTTTGCTTTGCGGCGCCATGAAAACCTGCCGGATCGATTGGTGATCGATCTTTACGACGAGGTTAAAGGCAGCGAGAAGACGCTGGAGCAGGTCAGTAGTGAACGCAATATCATTGTCGCTATTGATGCAGGGCACGGCGGGGAAGACCCCGGGGCTTCCGGTCCCGGTCGCTTGCGGGAAAAGGATGTGGTGCTGGCGATTGCCAAACAGCTGCACAAAAAGATAAACGGTGAGAAGGGCTTTACCGCCAAACTGGTGCGCACCGGGGATTACTATATTCCTCTGCGGGAACGGGTAAAAATTGGGCGCAATATGCGTGCGGACCTTTTTGTGTCGATCCACGCCGATGCCTTTACCCGTAAAGATGCCCGTGGCGCTGGGGTCTATGCGGTCTCTTCCCGAGGCGCAACCAGTGAAACCGCCCGCTTTTTGGCCGCGCGGGAAAACGAATCCGATCTTATCGGTGGTGCCGGCAGTTTGAGCCTGGGCGATAAGGATGACACCCTTGCCGGCGTATTGCTCGACCTCTCCATGACTGCCACCATGAATGCCAGCCTGGATATCGGCGCCAGTGTGCTGTCACAGATTGGCACCGTCACTCACCTGCATAAAAAACAGGTGGAGCAGGCCAATTTCTCGGTGCTGCGTTCGCCGGATGTGCCTTCAATTTTGGTGGAGACGGGTTTTATTACTAATCCCCAGGAAGCGAAACGCCTGCGCGATCCCAGTTTCCAGCGCAAGCTGGCGCAAAAGCTCAGTGACGGTATAGTGGCGCACTTTAAGAGTCGCCCCCCGGCGGATACCTGGCTCGCCGCCAACCAGAGCGATAAGTCTCGCAACCACGTTATTGCCCGCGGGGAGACCCTTTCGGGTATCGCGGCGCGATATAATATTTCCGTCGCCGCCCTGATGAGAGCGAATGGCATCAAGAACTCCGTGATTCGAGTGGGGCAGATCCTGAGCATTCCTTCCGGCTGA
- a CDS encoding NAD(P)H-hydrate dehydratase translates to MDTPQPLYSAESVRELDRQTIAALEIPSIQLMKRAGRAAFSHLRRHWPEIGRLQVFCGGGNNGGDGYVIAALAAQKKIPVTVYACTDPQHLRGDAREAYEYACREGVQVVNSLAELDTADANTLIVDALLGTGFSGELRSGVAHAVERIRKSPGPVLAVDIPSGLSADTGSAGEAVSADITVTFIGRKMGLYCGRGPALCGEVIFEGLGAPEAAYRAVEPLAMRYEADAIRRLPARAADSFKNQFGHILVVGGDTGFGGAALMAAQSSARCGAGLISLATRPEHLSAALTRSPEVMAHPVISGQELEPLLEGPSVIAVGPGLGRSPWSEQLLARAGRAEAPLVVDADALNILAEGRVLAGVRRDDWVLTPHVGEAARLLGCDTAEVLADPRAAAIAVQQKFSGVVILKGAGTLIAHDGGVDLINSGNPGMASGGMGDLLTGIVAALIGQHLPLVEAARLAVWLHGEAGNRAAEEGMRGLLATDLLPWIRRLVD, encoded by the coding sequence ATGGACACGCCTCAACCTCTATACAGTGCCGAGTCGGTACGTGAGCTGGATCGACAGACGATTGCTGCACTGGAAATCCCCTCCATTCAACTGATGAAGCGCGCCGGTCGCGCGGCTTTTTCACATCTACGCAGGCACTGGCCGGAGATCGGCCGCCTCCAGGTTTTCTGCGGTGGTGGGAACAACGGTGGGGATGGCTATGTGATTGCCGCCCTCGCCGCGCAAAAGAAAATCCCGGTCACCGTCTATGCGTGTACCGATCCTCAGCACTTGAGGGGCGATGCCCGGGAGGCCTATGAGTACGCCTGCAGGGAAGGTGTCCAGGTGGTGAACTCTCTCGCAGAACTGGATACGGCGGATGCCAATACACTGATTGTGGATGCATTGCTGGGAACGGGCTTTAGCGGTGAGCTGCGCTCCGGCGTGGCGCATGCGGTTGAGCGAATCCGCAAAAGCCCTGGCCCGGTGTTGGCTGTGGATATCCCCTCCGGTCTGAGTGCCGATACCGGCAGTGCCGGCGAGGCGGTCAGTGCCGATATAACGGTGACTTTTATCGGCCGCAAAATGGGGCTCTACTGCGGTCGCGGCCCGGCGCTCTGCGGAGAGGTAATTTTCGAAGGCTTGGGGGCACCTGAGGCTGCCTACCGAGCAGTTGAGCCTTTGGCTATGCGTTACGAGGCTGATGCCATCCGTCGCCTGCCAGCGCGTGCCGCCGATAGCTTTAAAAACCAGTTTGGCCATATTTTGGTTGTCGGCGGTGATACCGGATTTGGCGGTGCTGCATTGATGGCTGCGCAATCCTCAGCGCGCTGTGGAGCCGGGCTGATTTCCCTGGCGACCCGCCCTGAGCATTTGTCCGCAGCGTTAACTCGCAGTCCAGAAGTGATGGCCCATCCGGTGATTTCCGGGCAGGAGCTGGAACCGCTGCTCGAAGGCCCCAGCGTAATTGCAGTGGGCCCCGGTTTGGGACGCTCCCCCTGGAGTGAGCAGCTGCTGGCGCGAGCCGGCCGAGCTGAGGCGCCCTTGGTCGTAGATGCCGATGCATTGAATATTCTCGCCGAGGGCCGGGTTCTGGCCGGGGTCCGGCGGGATGACTGGGTGTTGACCCCACATGTGGGGGAGGCCGCCCGCCTCCTGGGTTGTGATACCGCCGAGGTGCTCGCCGATCCGCGCGCAGCTGCTATTGCAGTTCAGCAAAAATTCAGTGGCGTGGTGATATTAAAAGGCGCCGGCACCCTGATTGCACATGATGGTGGTGTTGACCTTATCAACAGCGGTAACCCGGGTATGGCTTCCGGTGGTATGGGAGACCTTCTCACCGGTATTGTTGCAGCATTGATTGGCCAGCACTTGCCGCTGGTGGAGGCTGCCCGACTGGCGGTGTGGTTACATGGAGAGGCGGGTAATCGCGCTGCCGAAGAGGGTATGCGGGGATTACTCGCTACGGATTTATTGCCCTGGATTAGACGTTTGGTAGATTGA
- the rsgA gene encoding small ribosomal subunit biogenesis GTPase RsgA: MSKRKLNRRQQWRINKIQQEREARARKREQSAEEALEEGQLGQEQIGLVIANYGTQVLVESESDPSLRQRCHLRANIETLVTGDRVAWHPASEDSDGGIGVIGARLPRNSELQRPDRYGDLKTVAANIDRILIVIAPYPEPFANAIDRYLVAAETTGIAPMLLLNKTDLIDERNRDSLEELLAPYPGLGYPVLRLSTKTGEGLPELLETLAQGCSVFVGQSGVGKSSLVNALLPSAGARTGALSEATQKGTHTTTAAELFHLPSGGDLIDSPGIREFGLWHMEEAALLEGFVEFRPFIGHCRFRDCRHQGEPGCAIHKALTDGKISERRMNSFLHLRNSLESENKF; this comes from the coding sequence ATGAGTAAACGCAAATTAAATCGCCGCCAACAGTGGCGTATCAACAAAATCCAGCAGGAACGCGAAGCCCGCGCCCGCAAGCGCGAGCAATCTGCCGAAGAGGCCCTGGAAGAGGGGCAACTGGGGCAGGAACAGATCGGCCTGGTTATCGCCAACTATGGCACACAGGTTTTAGTAGAGAGCGAGAGTGATCCGAGCCTGCGCCAGCGCTGCCATTTGCGCGCCAATATCGAAACCCTGGTGACCGGCGATCGCGTTGCCTGGCACCCTGCCAGTGAAGATAGCGACGGAGGCATTGGTGTTATCGGCGCGCGCCTGCCGCGCAATTCCGAGCTGCAAAGACCCGATCGCTACGGCGACCTGAAAACTGTCGCAGCCAATATCGATCGCATATTGATCGTTATCGCCCCTTATCCCGAACCTTTTGCCAATGCCATAGACCGCTACCTAGTAGCTGCAGAGACCACCGGCATAGCACCTATGCTGCTGCTCAACAAAACCGACCTGATCGATGAGCGCAATCGCGATTCATTGGAGGAGCTACTCGCCCCCTACCCGGGGCTCGGCTATCCGGTTTTACGGTTATCCACCAAAACTGGCGAAGGCCTGCCGGAGCTGCTGGAAACCCTTGCGCAGGGATGTAGCGTTTTTGTAGGGCAGTCCGGGGTGGGCAAATCATCCCTGGTCAACGCACTGCTTCCCAGTGCCGGCGCCCGCACCGGTGCCTTGTCAGAGGCCACACAGAAGGGGACTCACACCACCACAGCGGCGGAACTGTTTCACCTGCCCAGTGGGGGTGATCTGATAGACTCCCCCGGTATTCGCGAATTTGGACTCTGGCATATGGAGGAGGCCGCCCTATTGGAAGGTTTTGTCGAATTCCGACCATTTATCGGGCACTGCCGCTTTCGCGACTGCCGCCACCAGGGCGAACCCGGTTGCGCTATCCATAAGGCACTGACCGATGGAAAAATTAGCGAGCGCCGCATGAATAGTTTTCTGCATTTGCGCAACAGCCTGGAATCGGAGAACAAGTTTTGA
- the orn gene encoding oligoribonuclease, producing MDQNNLIWIDLEMTGLNPDKERIIEIATIVTDSRLEILAEGPSMVIHQSDALLDAMDEWNTEQHGGSGLVTRVKESSISERDAERETLEFLRHWVPEGASPMCGNSIGQDRRFLVKYMPELESYFHYRNLDVSSVKELARRWRPEVLDGVKKHSSHLALDDIRDSIEELRHYRETFFRL from the coding sequence GTGGATCAGAACAACCTGATCTGGATTGACCTGGAGATGACAGGCCTGAATCCGGACAAAGAGCGCATTATTGAAATTGCCACAATCGTGACGGATTCACGCCTGGAGATTCTCGCCGAGGGTCCCTCAATGGTCATCCACCAGAGCGATGCCTTGCTAGATGCAATGGATGAATGGAATACCGAACAGCACGGTGGTTCCGGGCTGGTAACGCGGGTTAAAGAGTCCAGTATTTCCGAAAGGGACGCGGAAAGGGAGACCCTGGAGTTCTTGCGACACTGGGTCCCTGAGGGAGCATCTCCCATGTGTGGCAACTCTATCGGCCAGGACCGCCGCTTCCTGGTGAAATATATGCCGGAGTTGGAATCCTATTTCCACTACCGAAACCTGGATGTCAGCTCGGTGAAGGAATTGGCTCGCCGCTGGCGCCCAGAGGTTTTGGACGGGGTTAAAAAACACAGCAGCCATTTGGCGCTCGACGATATCCGCGATTCTATCGAGGAATTACGCCACTACCGCGAGACTTTTTTCCGCCTCTGA